Proteins from one Dysgonomonas sp. HDW5A genomic window:
- the dnaN gene encoding DNA polymerase III subunit beta, with protein MRFVVSSTALLSHLQSISKVINSKNTLPILDCFLLELNDSTLTLTAADTETRLVTSLEVNEVEGSGKLAINARNLLDPLKELPDQPLTFEINDDNLEIFIYFHNGKYNFIGQSGEEYPQPKELKDTAISLSIDPQILCTAINRTLFASADDELRPVMNGVYFDITTEDLTFVASDGHKLVRSKTLSVQGSERASFILPKKPANLLKSILPKESEVVTIKFDENNAYITMSSYTMTCRFIEGRYPNYNSVIPQNNPNKVVLDRLAFLNALKRVSVFSNPASSLVKLQLSDNKLLVSAQDIDFSTAAEETIPCQYEGTAMNIGFKSNFLIEILNNIPATEVSVELSDPSRAGLIFPVEKGDGEDLLMLLMPMMLND; from the coding sequence ATGAGATTTGTTGTATCTAGTACTGCTTTACTGAGTCATCTTCAGTCGATTAGCAAGGTGATCAATTCAAAAAATACATTGCCTATTTTAGATTGTTTCTTATTGGAGCTTAATGATTCCACGTTGACGCTTACAGCCGCAGATACAGAAACACGTCTTGTAACTTCATTAGAAGTAAATGAAGTAGAAGGTTCAGGAAAACTTGCGATCAATGCCCGCAATTTATTGGATCCACTGAAAGAGCTTCCTGATCAGCCTCTTACATTTGAGATTAATGATGATAACTTGGAAATATTTATTTATTTCCACAACGGAAAATATAATTTTATAGGTCAAAGTGGCGAAGAATACCCACAACCTAAAGAATTAAAAGATACAGCAATTAGCTTATCTATTGACCCTCAGATTTTATGTACAGCTATTAATAGAACATTATTTGCCAGTGCAGACGATGAACTTCGCCCTGTGATGAATGGTGTTTATTTCGATATTACTACCGAAGATCTTACGTTTGTAGCTTCAGACGGACATAAATTAGTTCGTAGCAAAACTTTATCGGTGCAAGGTTCGGAAAGAGCATCTTTCATTCTTCCAAAGAAACCAGCCAACTTACTGAAAAGTATTTTACCGAAGGAGTCTGAAGTTGTTACAATTAAGTTCGATGAAAATAACGCCTATATAACAATGTCAAGCTACACAATGACTTGTCGTTTTATTGAAGGACGTTATCCTAATTATAATTCGGTAATTCCTCAAAATAATCCGAACAAAGTTGTTTTAGACCGATTGGCATTTTTGAATGCATTGAAGCGTGTATCGGTATTTTCTAATCCGGCAAGTAGTTTGGTTAAACTGCAATTGTCAGATAATAAATTGTTGGTTTCTGCTCAGGATATAGATTTTTCGACAGCTGCCGAAGAAACTATTCCATGCCAATATGAAGGTACTGCCATGAATATCGGTTTTAAATCGAATTTTCTGATTGAGATATTGAACAATATTCCGGCAACTGAAGTTTCTGTAGAATTATCCGACCCTTCACGTGCGGGACTTATTTTCCCGGTTGAAAAAGGTGACGGAGAAGATCTTCTTATGCTTTTAATGCCTATGATGCTTAACGATTAA
- a CDS encoding DUF4276 family protein, protein MKKIAFFVEGQTEQVFINRLIKEIIGYKNLTVLLKKISGGTNAPKREFVRNYSIPLKSEFTALIYDCGSDNRVKSEILDNINSLREAGYTNIIGLRDLYPLSIEELPRLEKGLQYLPYPLKKKDYPFDIIIAVREVETWFLAESSHFLKVDKKLTGRFIEKHLGFNPDMVNPISREHPSEDINRIYKLIGRSYTKKYWQVEKLVNRLDFNKIRKDIRFKIPALNELITTIEKFKEGQLQEPVLSEKEKSSLN, encoded by the coding sequence ATGAAAAAGATTGCATTTTTTGTTGAAGGACAAACCGAGCAGGTCTTCATCAATAGGCTCATAAAAGAGATTATCGGCTATAAAAACCTTACGGTTCTTCTAAAAAAAATCTCAGGAGGTACCAATGCTCCCAAACGTGAATTTGTAAGGAATTATAGCATTCCCCTCAAATCGGAATTCACTGCACTTATATATGACTGTGGTTCCGATAATCGAGTAAAATCAGAAATACTTGATAACATAAATAGCCTGAGAGAAGCCGGATATACAAATATTATAGGATTAAGAGACTTATATCCATTATCGATAGAGGAACTACCTCGTCTCGAAAAAGGACTACAATACCTGCCTTATCCATTAAAAAAGAAAGATTATCCTTTTGATATAATAATAGCAGTAAGAGAAGTAGAAACATGGTTTCTTGCAGAAAGCAGTCATTTTCTAAAAGTGGACAAGAAACTTACGGGACGATTCATTGAAAAACATCTAGGCTTCAACCCTGATATGGTAAACCCTATTTCGCGCGAACATCCATCTGAAGATATAAACAGGATATATAAATTAATAGGCAGATCGTACACAAAAAAATACTGGCAAGTAGAGAAACTGGTAAATCGACTCGATTTTAATAAAATAAGGAAAGATATTCGATTTAAAATTCCGGCTTTAAATGAGCTGATAACTACTATCGAAAAGTTTAAAGAAGGTCAGCTACAAGAACCTGTTCTATCCGAAAAAGAAAAAAGCAGTCTGAACTAA
- a CDS encoding TetR/AcrR family transcriptional regulator — translation MAITKTRTMLIDVARQLFAKLGVENTTMNDIALASHKGRRTLYTYFNNKNEVFKAVVESELDKMIKALQAVVEKDLPADEKLMLFFYTRLDAVKNVVARNGNLRADFFRDIWRVQNVRKTFDRKETEILKEILQKGVDEGTLSMPDVDLTAEILHNALRGLEVPYIRGLINPNDSDHKRRYLNISHLIFRGIKK, via the coding sequence ATGGCAATAACAAAAACAAGAACTATGTTGATTGACGTCGCCCGGCAATTATTTGCCAAGCTGGGTGTCGAGAATACAACTATGAATGATATTGCTCTTGCCTCCCATAAAGGCCGACGGACTCTGTACACATACTTCAACAACAAGAATGAGGTATTTAAAGCGGTAGTCGAATCCGAATTGGATAAGATGATAAAGGCTCTTCAAGCTGTAGTTGAAAAAGATCTTCCCGCAGATGAAAAACTCATGTTGTTCTTTTACACACGCCTCGATGCAGTAAAAAATGTAGTAGCACGTAACGGCAACCTCAGAGCCGATTTTTTTCGTGACATCTGGCGTGTACAAAACGTACGCAAAACATTTGACCGTAAAGAAACCGAAATCCTCAAGGAAATATTACAAAAAGGTGTAGACGAAGGAACTTTGTCTATGCCGGATGTAGACCTCACTGCTGAAATTCTGCATAATGCATTAAGAGGGCTGGAGGTTCCTTATATCAGAGGGCTTATTAATCCGAATGATTCCGACCACAAAAGGCGATACCTTAATATTTCACACCTCATCTTTCGGGGAATAAAGAAATAA
- a CDS encoding family 20 glycosylhydrolase, whose product MLKKLIPVCTVALALLVSSCGSTETPVQKSYNEGINVTPIPLELKQNEGSFELSKNVVFAVNDPSLDKVASYFAAKIKNSTGYDLDIKTSVPGSNYISINLDKDIAVNDEGYLLEVTEKGIDIKAKTPQGAFYGMQTVMQLLPAEIESPVIVKNIAWKAPSVSIKDEPRFPYRGQHLDVCRHFADVDYIKKQLDVLAMFKINTFHWHLTEDQGWRIEIKKYPKLTEIGAMRVEGDGSTYGPYFYTQDQVKEIVAYAKERFIEVIPEIELPGHGVAALAAYPEFSCTGGPFEVRNIWGVANDVYCAGNDSVFQFLTDVIEEVIPLFESEYFHIGGDECPKVRWEKCPKCQARIKELGLKADKEHSAEEKLQSYFVQRMEKVLLKHNKKMIGWDEILEGGLAPTAAVMSWRGEEGGIAAANMGHDVIMTPGNWLYLDHYQGDSKILPVTIGGLTTLSETYSYEPIPAKIAEDKKHHILGAQANMWCEYNYQTDDMDFDIYPRVIALAEVTWSQPTRKNYEDFERRIENQRVRLDMHNINYYIPLPEQKDVPSCDFIVFTDSAALAFKSTEPVKFVYTIDGSEPTLSSAVYDKPLSFTENTTLKIRSVLSSDKMSPVRTITIEKQTPAPAVEKQAGEKPGLKAEHFKGVARKVSDLDGKTPDEVEYITSPQKAKHRVNGYVEVYPQDFYSTILTGYIDIPEDGVYYFSTDSELWIDGKQLISNDNGKDTARRSSRADKSIALAKGLHAIKIVRLGAIFGGWPTQWDPITVSIRPDKEKEFKLLDEKYFK is encoded by the coding sequence ATGCTGAAAAAACTTATACCTGTGTGTACAGTAGCATTGGCCCTACTTGTATCATCATGCGGTAGTACAGAAACTCCTGTTCAGAAGTCTTACAATGAGGGGATAAATGTAACTCCTATACCTTTGGAGTTAAAACAAAATGAAGGAAGTTTTGAGCTTTCAAAAAATGTAGTATTTGCGGTAAATGATCCGTCTTTAGATAAGGTGGCTTCTTATTTTGCTGCTAAGATCAAGAATTCGACCGGTTATGATTTAGATATCAAAACAAGTGTTCCGGGTTCTAATTATATAAGTATCAATCTAGATAAGGATATAGCTGTAAATGACGAAGGTTATTTATTGGAGGTAACCGAAAAAGGAATAGACATAAAAGCCAAAACTCCACAAGGAGCATTTTATGGCATGCAAACTGTAATGCAATTGCTTCCTGCCGAAATTGAAAGTCCTGTAATAGTAAAAAATATAGCATGGAAAGCTCCAAGTGTGAGCATTAAAGACGAACCTCGCTTTCCATATCGCGGACAACATTTGGATGTATGCCGTCATTTTGCTGATGTAGATTATATCAAAAAGCAATTGGATGTATTGGCAATGTTCAAAATAAATACATTCCATTGGCATTTAACTGAAGATCAAGGATGGCGTATCGAAATAAAGAAGTATCCTAAATTGACTGAAATAGGAGCGATGCGTGTAGAAGGTGATGGTAGTACTTATGGGCCTTATTTCTATACACAAGATCAGGTTAAAGAAATTGTAGCGTATGCCAAAGAGCGTTTTATTGAAGTAATTCCTGAGATAGAGCTTCCCGGACATGGTGTTGCAGCATTGGCTGCTTACCCTGAGTTTTCTTGTACAGGAGGACCTTTCGAGGTACGTAATATTTGGGGAGTTGCAAATGATGTATATTGTGCCGGAAACGATTCGGTATTTCAATTTCTGACAGATGTTATTGAGGAGGTTATTCCTTTGTTTGAAAGTGAATATTTCCATATCGGAGGAGACGAGTGTCCTAAAGTTAGATGGGAAAAATGTCCAAAATGTCAGGCTCGTATTAAAGAACTTGGATTGAAAGCAGACAAAGAGCATAGTGCAGAAGAGAAGCTACAAAGCTATTTTGTACAACGTATGGAAAAAGTCTTATTGAAACATAATAAGAAAATGATAGGTTGGGATGAAATTCTTGAAGGAGGATTGGCTCCAACTGCGGCTGTTATGAGCTGGAGAGGCGAAGAAGGTGGTATTGCTGCCGCTAATATGGGACATGATGTGATTATGACTCCCGGAAACTGGTTGTATTTAGACCACTACCAAGGTGATTCTAAAATATTACCTGTTACTATTGGAGGATTGACTACTTTATCGGAAACTTACAGTTATGAGCCTATTCCTGCAAAAATAGCAGAGGATAAAAAACATCATATCTTAGGTGCTCAGGCTAATATGTGGTGTGAGTATAATTATCAGACTGATGATATGGATTTTGATATTTACCCACGTGTTATAGCTCTGGCTGAAGTTACTTGGTCTCAGCCAACAAGAAAGAATTATGAGGATTTTGAGCGTCGAATCGAAAATCAGAGAGTGCGTTTAGATATGCATAATATCAATTATTATATTCCTCTACCCGAACAAAAAGATGTTCCATCTTGCGATTTTATAGTATTTACTGATTCAGCTGCATTAGCGTTTAAATCAACTGAGCCTGTTAAATTCGTTTATACAATAGATGGTTCGGAGCCAACTCTGTCATCTGCTGTTTATGACAAACCATTAAGCTTTACTGAAAATACAACCTTGAAAATACGCTCGGTGTTGTCATCTGATAAAATGAGTCCTGTAAGAACTATCACCATTGAAAAGCAAACTCCGGCTCCCGCTGTTGAAAAACAAGCAGGTGAGAAACCCGGTTTGAAAGCCGAACATTTCAAAGGAGTTGCCCGTAAAGTGTCGGATTTAGATGGTAAGACTCCCGATGAAGTTGAATATATAACTTCTCCACAAAAAGCAAAACATCGTGTTAATGGTTATGTGGAAGTATATCCACAGGACTTTTATAGTACTATACTAACAGGATATATAGACATTCCTGAGGATGGCGTATATTATTTTAGTACTGATAGTGAATTGTGGATTGACGGAAAACAATTAATCAGCAATGATAATGGAAAAGATACTGCCCGTAGATCTTCACGAGCAGATAAATCTATCGCATTGGCAAAAGGTCTTCATGCAATTAAAATTGTAAGACTTGGAGCTATATTTGGTGGATGGCCTACTCAGTGGGATCCGATTACTGTATCAATAAGACCCGATAAAGAAAAAGAATTTAAATTGTTAGATGAAAAATATTTCAAATAA
- a CDS encoding AAA family ATPase, with translation MILESLKYIREEGKPNEWGIEGKNGDLIRFDNINLFVGKNAVGKSRTLTALCQIANLLSLKKPVSDLKFSETKYHLILKEDNITYEYIISIENNLITDEILWVKGVEKYNRKKSKIYSEESQKFEVLDIADTDLITSIQNKDKEYPYIAEIFEWSNALKNYAFTNQYEKNHLIKHREELEHLEIVEDFSSDNIVKLFFKGKNDFGQPYIDNIISDLHSIGYDISNIDLLKDQLGIGLSVQEEELPEPTLQLDMSQGMFRALSFLIQLEYALLSKISVCLLIDDLGEGLDYARSKSLIELLIYKVNNSDIQIFITTNDRYIMNKIPLRYWSVIERKAKASIFHNYHNAREIFDDFKYTGLNNFDFLASDFYLQGFKNEEEE, from the coding sequence ATGATACTAGAATCTTTAAAATATATTCGTGAAGAAGGTAAACCAAATGAATGGGGCATCGAAGGGAAAAACGGCGATCTGATCAGGTTCGACAATATCAACCTGTTCGTTGGTAAAAATGCTGTAGGTAAGAGTAGAACACTAACTGCTTTATGCCAAATAGCGAACCTCTTATCTTTGAAAAAACCGGTTTCCGATTTGAAATTTTCCGAAACAAAGTATCACCTGATATTAAAAGAAGATAATATCACTTATGAATATATTATTTCAATAGAAAACAATCTGATTACAGACGAAATTCTATGGGTAAAAGGTGTTGAAAAGTACAACAGAAAAAAGAGTAAGATATACTCAGAGGAATCTCAGAAGTTTGAAGTCCTTGATATTGCAGATACTGATCTGATTACCTCGATCCAAAATAAAGACAAAGAATACCCCTATATAGCTGAAATATTCGAATGGAGTAATGCATTAAAAAATTATGCTTTCACAAATCAATATGAAAAAAATCATTTGATTAAACACCGAGAAGAACTGGAACACTTAGAGATTGTTGAAGACTTCAGCTCTGACAATATCGTCAAACTCTTTTTTAAAGGCAAAAATGATTTTGGACAACCCTATATAGACAACATTATTTCTGACCTTCATTCAATAGGATATGATATTAGCAATATCGATCTGCTAAAAGATCAGCTAGGAATAGGGTTATCAGTACAAGAAGAAGAACTACCGGAGCCGACACTTCAACTGGATATGTCTCAAGGGATGTTTAGGGCACTTTCTTTTCTTATACAACTTGAATATGCCCTATTAAGTAAAATATCGGTATGTCTTCTTATCGATGACTTAGGTGAAGGACTAGACTACGCCCGCTCTAAATCTCTCATTGAGTTATTAATCTATAAAGTTAACAACTCGGACATACAGATATTTATAACCACCAATGATAGGTATATCATGAATAAAATCCCCTTAAGGTATTGGTCTGTAATCGAACGTAAAGCAAAAGCATCCATATTTCATAATTATCATAATGCGAGAGAAATTTTTGATGATTTTAAATATACAGGATTAAATAATTTCGATTTCTTAGCCAGTGATTTCTACCTTCAAGGATTTAAGAACGAAGAGGAAGAGTAA
- the mdh gene encoding malate dehydrogenase has translation MSKVTVVGAGNVGATCANVLAFKKIADEVIMLDVKEGVAEGKAMDMNQTAQLLEFSSRIKGVTNDYAATANSDVVVITSGIPRKPGMTREELIGVNAGIVKSVAENILKYSPNAILVIISNPMDTMTYLASKVTGLPKHRIVGMGGALDSSRFKYYLSEALGVNPTEVEGMVIGGHGDTTMIPMARLATYKGIPVSELLSKEALDKVVADTMVGGATLTGLLGTSAWYAPGAAGAAVVETILHDQKKVIPCCVSLEGEYGQSDICIGVPVVLGRNGWEKIIDLKLTADEKEKFEASAVAVHKTNNVLKEINAI, from the coding sequence ATGTCTAAAGTAACGGTTGTGGGAGCCGGTAATGTCGGAGCCACTTGTGCAAATGTATTAGCATTTAAAAAAATTGCGGACGAAGTAATCATGCTCGATGTAAAAGAGGGTGTTGCTGAAGGAAAAGCAATGGATATGAATCAAACAGCTCAGTTACTTGAGTTCAGCTCAAGAATTAAGGGTGTTACTAATGATTATGCAGCTACCGCAAATTCGGATGTTGTGGTTATTACATCAGGTATTCCTCGTAAGCCGGGTATGACTCGTGAAGAGTTGATCGGCGTGAATGCAGGTATTGTGAAAAGTGTTGCGGAAAACATTCTGAAATATTCCCCCAATGCTATTTTGGTTATTATCTCTAATCCAATGGATACAATGACCTACTTGGCTTCTAAAGTAACAGGTCTTCCTAAACACCGTATTGTAGGTATGGGTGGAGCACTGGATAGTTCACGTTTCAAATATTATTTGAGTGAGGCTTTAGGTGTAAATCCAACAGAAGTTGAAGGTATGGTTATTGGTGGACATGGTGATACTACTATGATTCCTATGGCTCGTCTGGCTACATATAAGGGTATTCCTGTTTCTGAGCTTTTGTCAAAAGAGGCTTTGGATAAAGTGGTTGCCGATACTATGGTCGGTGGCGCAACTCTTACAGGTTTGTTAGGTACATCAGCATGGTACGCTCCGGGTGCTGCGGGAGCAGCGGTAGTGGAAACTATACTTCACGATCAAAAGAAAGTAATTCCTTGTTGTGTTAGCCTTGAAGGCGAATACGGACAAAGTGATATTTGTATTGGTGTTCCTGTAGTCTTAGGTAGAAATGGCTGGGAAAAAATCATTGACCTAAAGCTTACTGCTGACGAAAAAGAAAAATTCGAAGCATCTGCTGTTGCCGTTCATAAAACAAATAATGTGTTGAAAGAAATTAATGCTATCTAA
- the fabG gene encoding 3-oxoacyl-[acyl-carrier-protein] reductase: MKLLEGKTAIITGAARGIGKAIALKYAQEGANIAFTDLAVDDNAKQTEKEIAALGVKVKAYASNAADFEDTHKVVDAIVKDFGRVDILVNNAGITRDGLMMRMTEQQWDMVINVNLKSAFNFIHAITPVMMKQKGGSIINMSSVVGISGNAGQTNYSASKAGMIGLAKSIAKEVGSRGIRANCICPGFIITEMTGALSEEVKAKWAEQIPLRRGGTPEDVANVAVFLGSDLSSYVSGQIIPVCGGMNM; encoded by the coding sequence ATGAAACTTTTAGAAGGAAAAACAGCAATCATAACTGGTGCAGCCAGAGGTATTGGAAAAGCAATAGCACTAAAATATGCACAAGAAGGAGCAAATATTGCTTTTACAGATTTAGCTGTTGATGACAATGCAAAACAAACAGAAAAAGAAATAGCTGCCCTAGGCGTAAAAGTAAAGGCTTATGCATCAAATGCTGCCGATTTTGAAGATACACACAAGGTGGTAGATGCAATTGTAAAAGATTTCGGAAGAGTAGATATCCTGGTTAACAATGCAGGCATCACTCGTGACGGTCTTATGATGCGTATGACTGAACAACAATGGGATATGGTAATCAACGTAAACCTAAAGTCTGCATTTAACTTTATTCATGCAATTACTCCTGTAATGATGAAACAAAAAGGAGGAAGTATTATCAACATGAGTTCGGTAGTAGGTATTTCAGGTAATGCAGGTCAAACTAATTATTCAGCATCAAAAGCAGGTATGATTGGTCTTGCTAAATCTATAGCCAAAGAAGTAGGCTCAAGAGGAATACGCGCAAACTGTATTTGCCCGGGATTTATCATCACTGAAATGACAGGAGCTCTATCAGAAGAAGTGAAAGCTAAATGGGCAGAACAAATTCCACTTCGTCGTGGAGGTACTCCAGAAGACGTTGCTAATGTCGCAGTGTTCTTAGGTTCAGATCTATCTTCTTATGTTAGTGGACAAATTATTCCGGTTTGTGGTGGAATGAACATGTAA
- the rpmA gene encoding 50S ribosomal protein L27: MAHKKGVGSSKNGRESESKRLGVKAFGGEIVKAGNIIVRQRGTTHHPGENVGIGKDHTLFALVDGVVAFRRKKNERSFVSVVPQAEAEA, encoded by the coding sequence ATGGCACACAAGAAAGGTGTAGGTAGCTCGAAGAACGGCCGTGAATCGGAAAGTAAACGATTAGGCGTTAAAGCATTTGGTGGTGAAATCGTGAAAGCAGGTAACATCATCGTTCGTCAAAGAGGAACAACTCATCATCCAGGTGAAAATGTAGGTATCGGTAAAGATCATACATTATTTGCTCTTGTTGATGGAGTAGTTGCATTCCGTAGAAAAAAGAACGAAAGATCATTCGTATCTGTAGTTCCACAAGCAGAAGCAGAAGCGTAA
- the rplU gene encoding 50S ribosomal protein L21 yields MYAIVEIQGQQFKVEKDQKLFVHRVTADSGADLEIEKVLLVDKNGAVTVGAPFVSGAKVILTVGDQVKGDKVLIFHKKRRKGYRKLNGHRQQFTQVTVKDIIA; encoded by the coding sequence ATGTACGCAATTGTAGAAATTCAAGGACAACAATTCAAAGTTGAGAAAGATCAAAAATTGTTTGTTCACAGAGTAACAGCAGACAGTGGTGCTGATCTTGAAATCGAGAAAGTGTTATTAGTTGACAAAAACGGTGCTGTAACCGTAGGTGCACCTTTTGTAAGTGGAGCGAAAGTTATCCTTACAGTTGGAGACCAAGTAAAAGGCGATAAAGTACTTATTTTCCACAAGAAAAGAAGAAAAGGATATCGTAAGTTGAACGGTCACCGTCAACAATTTACACAAGTTACAGTAAAAGATATTATTGCTTAA